A genomic stretch from Vicia villosa cultivar HV-30 ecotype Madison, WI unplaced genomic scaffold, Vvil1.0 ctg.001343F_1_1_1, whole genome shotgun sequence includes:
- the LOC131634729 gene encoding uncharacterized protein LOC131634729 gives MVFCRGDSKSVKAISDLLKDYGSYSGQHCNCTKSLIYAGGMSQERHKYLADIIGFSRAVPPFIYLGVPIFVGRPKAGNTEKKNIVTVAWKVCCKHKNEGGLGILSLKDYNHATNIYLCWKFMNDNQNWSQVLKARVLRNGRIIKCAIKSSIWHGIKEAYGTVMENCIWSVGSGRRVNFWIDNWLREPLVNTFHINAKYHFDLNSMVRNWWIHQAWSIKDNILQALPNQLPLLANVSITDEEIDDCFVWKNTITGHLSLKEAFNVVVNPKPCSTWRSFPWDIDTPLAHSMIVWRFIHNKLPTDENLKIRAFSFPSLCSLCFSCCESSSHLFFECSFAKHIWNWFAGISQI, from the exons ATGGTTTTTTGCAGGGGTGACTCCAAATCCGTTAAGGCTATCTCTGATCTTTTAAAGGATTATGGCAGTTACTCTGGTCAACATTGCAATTGCACAAAATCCTTGATTTATGCTGGAGGAATGAGTCAGGAAAGGCATAAATATCTGGCAGACATCATTGGGTTCAGCAGAGCTGTCCCTCCCTTCATTTATCTTGGAGTTCCCATCTTTGTTGGAAGACCTAAA GCAGGCAACACTGAGAAGAAAAACATTGTCACTGTGGCTTGGAAAGTTTGTTGCAAGCATAAAAATGAAGGAGGTTTGGGTATTCTTTCTCTGAAGGACTACAATCATGCCACCAACATTTATCTATGCTGGAAATTTATGAATGATAATCAAAACTGGTCTCAAGTGCTGAAGGCCAGAGTTTTGAGAAATGGGAGAATCATCAAGTGTGCAATCAAATCATCTATTTGGCATGGGATTAAAGAGGCATATGGAACTGTAATGGAGAATTGTATTTGGAGTGTTGGCAGTGGTAGGAGGGTGAACTTCTGGATTGATAACTGGTTAAGGGAGCCCTTAGTTAATACTTTTCATATAAATGCTAAATATCACTTTGATCTTAACTCTATGGTTAGGAATTGGTGGATTCATCAGGCCTGGTCCATAAAAGATaacattcttcaagctcttccaAATCAGCTTCCTCTTTTAGCTAATGTTTCCATCACTGATGAAGAGATTGATGACTGTTTTGTTTGGAAGAATACAATAACTGGGCATCTATCTCTCAAGGAAGCATTTAATGTTGTAGTGAATCCTAAACCCTGTTCTACTTGGAGATCATTTCCTTGGGATATTGATACACCTCTAGCTCACTCAATGATAGTTTGGAGATTTATACATAATAAGCTTCCAACTGATGAAAACTTGAAAATCAGAGCATTCTCCTTTCCTTCTCTTTGCAGTCTTTGCTTTTCTTGTTGTGAATCTTCATCCCACTTGTTCTTTGAGTGTAGCTTTGCTAAGCATATTTGGAATTGGTTTGCTGGCATTTCTCAAATCTGA
- the LOC131634730 gene encoding uncharacterized protein LOC131634730 gives MEIKVHKPFCLSFRGIPTSLKILCDNVSGAHVLSESLNRLISLVRTKVDETLLNTMIRFYDPLLHCFTYRDFQLVPTLEEFSSILGLPVPDQMPYTGEEEAPKLEDVAAALHLPRSEIKKVWVSKGDYTGVPIDFLYSQADILINAMSMDALEKVIACLIYGQVLFPRYDKIVDVIALKIFISNNPVPTLLGDLLHSIHHRSSKGKGCVLGCAPILHKWFISHLPRSMIKNEEGLTWVQRIIRLSYDDIIWSQKDFEGTHLFDSCGDFPNVPLLDTTGKKKLFIRAWSKVKKVCTKELGPRNYIPSDLYFRWIYDRVIEHGMPYPSDTPIVPRVTPPVIPVVLEPYVPAPKEDLAVTIASLRREKPDLESRLQKIEAEKAVLVADAKERDSMLDYFSRKWKIEDFVSPDQIQSWEREIDRLVQERNEMIKAHKEEIRILKRKRRAGD, from the exons atggaaatCAAAGTTCATAAACCTTTTTGCCTCAGTTTCAGAGGGATACCTACTTCTTTGAAGATTCTTTGTGACAACGTTTCTGGTGCTCATGTGCTTTCCGAATCTCTCAATAGATTGATCAGTTTGGTAAGAACCAAGGTGGATGAAACACTTCTCAACACAATGATCCGGTTTTATGATCCTCTCCTTCACTGCTTTACTTATAGGGACTTTCAGTTGGTTCCCACATTAGAGGAATTTTCCTCCATCCTAGGATTACCTGTGCCTGATCAGATGCCATACACTGGCGAAGAAGAGGCACCTAAGTTGGAAGATGTGGCTGCTGCATTACACTTGCCTCGATCAGAAATCAAAAAGGTTTGGGTAAGCAAAGGAGATTATACTGGTGTACCAATTGACTTCTTGTATAGTCAAGCTGATATCTTAATTAATGCTATGAGTATGGATGCTCTTGAAAAGGTCATCGCTTGCCTAATCTATGGGCAAGTATTGTTTCCACGTTATGACAAAATCGTGGATGTGATTGCTCTCAAGATCTTCATTAGCAACAATCCGGTTCCAACTTTACTAGGTGACCTGCTGCATTCCATTCATCACAGATCGTCTAAAGGCAAAGGTTGTGTTCTTGGATGCGCACCAatattgcataagtggtttatttcgcacttaccccgCTCCATGATAAAAAATGAAGAAGGCTTGACATGGGTTCAAAGAATCATAAGGCTCTCATACGACGACATTATCTGGAGTCAGAAAGATTTCGAAGGAACTCACTTGTTCGATAGCTGTGGAGACTTCccaaatgtacctcttcttg ATACGACTGGAAAGAAAAAGCTGTTTATTAGAGCTTGGTCCAAAGTAAAGAAAGTATGCACAAAAGAGCTAGGACCAAGAAACTACATCCCTTCAGACCTTTATTTTAGATGGATTTATGATCGAGTGATTGAGCACGGTATGCCATACCCATCTGATACTCCTATTGTGCCAAGGGTTACTCCTCCAGTTATTCCTGTGGTTTTGGAGCCTTATGTACCTGCTCCAAAGGAAGATCTTGCTGTTACCATTGCTTCCTTGAGGAGAGAGAAGCCGGATCTTGAAAGTCGTTTACAAAAGATTGAAGCTGAAAAAGCGGTATTGGTGGCTGATGCTAAAGAGCGAgatagtatgcttgactatttctcccgCAAATGGAAGATTGAGGATTTCGTCTCCCCAgatcagatacaatcatgggaACGAGAGATTGATAGGCTCGTCCAAGAAAGGAATGAGATGATTAAGGCTCACAAAGAAGAGATCAGAATTTTGAAGAGAAAGCGCCGAGCTGGAGATTGA